Proteins co-encoded in one Haloarcula pelagica genomic window:
- a CDS encoding magnesium transporter: MHQEHLEDVLHKAGVRHTGEPIGDIASERVRDAVVSRIPWLLFGLVAGLCLSVVSSQFEATMRETIALAFFLPVIAYIADSVGTQSEAIAIRAFALREVEYGIYLRRELGVGVVVGGVLGILGGIGAVGIGGSVSIGLVVGLSLFVSSTVATALASLIPIGFIVVGVDPALGSGPLATALQDGLSLLIYFLFAVVLL; this comes from the coding sequence ATGCATCAGGAACATCTCGAAGACGTGCTGCACAAAGCAGGGGTTCGCCACACTGGCGAGCCCATCGGCGACATCGCTTCGGAGCGTGTTCGTGATGCAGTCGTCAGTCGGATTCCGTGGTTACTGTTTGGCCTGGTGGCCGGGTTGTGCCTCAGTGTGGTTTCGAGTCAGTTCGAAGCAACGATGCGTGAGACGATTGCACTCGCGTTTTTCCTGCCCGTCATTGCCTACATTGCTGATTCCGTGGGGACACAATCAGAAGCGATTGCGATCAGGGCGTTTGCGCTGCGTGAGGTTGAGTATGGGATCTATCTCAGACGGGAGTTGGGAGTGGGTGTTGTGGTCGGGGGCGTGTTGGGTATCCTTGGTGGGATTGGAGCCGTCGGTATTGGTGGGTCAGTCTCGATAGGTCTGGTCGTCGGGTTGTCGTTGTTCGTCTCGAGTACAGTCGCGACAGCACTGGCATCGCTCATCCCGATTGGGTTCATCGTCGTGGGTGTTGATCCTGCCCTTGGGAGTGGCCCACTTGCGACTGCGCTTCAGGACGGGTTGAGTCTGCTTATTTATTTTCTGTTTGCCGTAGTACTGTTGTGA
- a CDS encoding DNA-binding protein, whose amino-acid sequence MSGKNVHSGKFSEEQGAKTVDLDVQADVVETEFEADVVTDTFEGRPSVRQEIQAKVDTNHPDAQTTGLTLEAEERLAAREAEIRRTHQRYDRGQESDREARTRRVAQRGSAERRDAFAKRAGSVNPWADPDREDPRAQLERAQLGEVNREAARVAGELPGWSRAAISRLVAQRVVEGVDMMEAVLTIFEVLSKAPGQVIPIGVVGEVDRSAVDIEGEVVTLWEPSHSAIAQVGLLEDETGTVKFTVWRKSSQPKVREGECVRIRSVAKSWYQGQVSVALTGRSQLTVLEDSDE is encoded by the coding sequence ATATCCGGTAAGAACGTACACAGTGGTAAGTTTTCGGAAGAACAGGGCGCTAAAACAGTCGATCTCGATGTGCAAGCGGACGTGGTCGAGACGGAATTCGAGGCAGACGTCGTCACAGACACGTTCGAGGGACGACCCTCGGTCAGACAAGAAATCCAGGCGAAGGTGGATACGAATCACCCGGATGCACAAACCACGGGACTCACACTCGAAGCAGAGGAACGCCTGGCGGCAAGAGAGGCAGAAATTAGGCGGACTCACCAGCGATACGATAGAGGGCAGGAGTCGGATCGAGAAGCAAGAACTCGAAGGGTGGCACAACGCGGGAGTGCCGAACGGCGAGACGCATTTGCGAAGCGAGCAGGAAGCGTGAATCCGTGGGCAGACCCGGACAGGGAGGACCCAAGAGCACAATTAGAACGGGCGCAGTTGGGCGAGGTGAATCGTGAAGCGGCACGGGTAGCAGGCGAGCTACCGGGGTGGTCACGGGCGGCAATCAGTCGGTTGGTGGCACAGCGGGTGGTCGAGGGCGTTGATATGATGGAAGCGGTACTGACGATCTTCGAGGTGCTCAGCAAAGCACCCGGACAGGTGATTCCAATTGGGGTGGTTGGTGAGGTGGATCGTTCAGCGGTGGACATAGAGGGTGAAGTAGTCACGCTGTGGGAGCCATCACACAGTGCAATAGCTCAAGTGGGCTTGCTGGAGGACGAGACGGGCACGGTCAAGTTCACAGTGTGGCGAAAATCCAGCCAACCGAAAGTTCGAGAAGGCGAGTGTGTGCGGATACGAAGCGTGGCAAAAAGCTGGTATCAGGGACAGGTGTCAGTTGCACTCACTGGCCGGTCACAACTGACCGTGCTTGAAGACTCGGACGAATAG
- a CDS encoding PIN domain-containing protein, with the protein MSALISDSKTRELIVTLEPTLVTPEVVHDEIRSYEDLIVEKPGMERDRVQQFIELLFSYIETVPASAFYQHIGEAEDKLGETDPDDVLYLACALGTEASIWSDDRDFEDQDLVPVFTTSDVIDSFDTL; encoded by the coding sequence ATGTCGGCGCTGATTTCGGACTCGAAAACACGGGAACTGATCGTCACGCTGGAGCCAACATTGGTGACTCCGGAGGTGGTCCACGACGAAATCAGGTCTTACGAAGACCTCATCGTGGAAAAGCCTGGGATGGAAAGAGACCGAGTACAGCAGTTTATCGAGCTGCTGTTTTCGTATATTGAGACGGTTCCAGCCAGTGCTTTCTATCAGCATATCGGCGAAGCAGAGGATAAACTGGGCGAAACCGACCCGGATGATGTGCTCTACCTAGCCTGTGCACTCGGGACTGAGGCCAGCATCTGGAGTGATGACAGAGACTTTGAAGACCAGGATCTTGTTCCTGTATTCACCACTAGTGACGTGATTGACTCCTTCGATACGCTCTGA
- a CDS encoding DUF6735 family protein, which produces MGHRALIAYERPDSLYNIHYTHWGGLHLRLKRQVTRETPFGGEEASENAQRLFEALIESYDDETVSRLVGESGVAPTDIDHDPLALAISLESVLTEYLDYLHHEALYVVDSDFEVTAYRTHWFGLQYDCQRISGEPTIGNGALRTVRWYNGEPVGDGYAQGEFRALKRVVGDLCDREVFSPREAREYLTAMLSRWADDRSELIIKTPEGE; this is translated from the coding sequence ATGGGACACAGAGCACTCATTGCATACGAACGACCCGACAGTCTGTACAACATCCATTACACCCACTGGGGTGGATTGCACCTCCGGTTGAAACGTCAAGTCACTCGGGAGACACCCTTCGGTGGCGAGGAAGCAAGTGAGAACGCCCAGCGCCTCTTCGAGGCGCTCATTGAATCGTACGACGATGAAACGGTGAGTCGATTAGTTGGAGAGTCTGGAGTAGCTCCAACAGACATTGATCACGATCCACTGGCGCTTGCCATCTCGCTTGAATCAGTGCTTACGGAGTACCTGGACTATCTGCATCACGAGGCGCTGTACGTCGTTGATAGTGACTTCGAGGTAACAGCCTATCGCACGCACTGGTTTGGGTTACAATATGACTGCCAGCGAATCTCCGGAGAGCCGACCATCGGTAATGGCGCACTCAGGACCGTGCGGTGGTACAACGGCGAGCCAGTCGGTGATGGGTACGCCCAAGGTGAGTTTCGAGCGTTGAAACGGGTGGTCGGAGACCTCTGTGATCGAGAGGTGTTCTCTCCGAGGGAGGCACGGGAGTATCTCACAGCAATGCTTTCTCGGTGGGCTGATGACCGCTCGGAACTCATCATCAAAACGCCGGAGGGTGAGTGA
- a CDS encoding DUF7557 family protein: MSTSIRISEETKQKLEAVKRDDETFDELLDRLAVTRTPDDVEAMAGFADEGIGEHMTQTHEELSESLEENSRR, encoded by the coding sequence ATGAGCACATCCATTCGTATCTCTGAGGAGACAAAGCAGAAGCTTGAGGCGGTGAAACGCGATGATGAGACGTTTGACGAGCTACTGGACCGGTTAGCGGTGACGCGGACACCGGACGACGTTGAAGCGATGGCCGGGTTCGCGGATGAGGGAATTGGAGAACATATGACACAGACACACGAGGAGTTGTCCGAGTCGCTCGAAGAGAACAGCCGTCGCTGA
- a CDS encoding PIN domain-containing protein → MLCLDNSVVAKFARPDPDTNVIGYLKDNASEPWVIPATVMFEYLRYYSSQSAVHQHQHALTQRIQRVLPLTESVAIEAVLLENSLAKQDCSLALADLLHAATARECGATFVTCDTANFDKPPLHQLMDIDIIEATESSQ, encoded by the coding sequence ATGTTGTGCCTAGACAACAGTGTCGTCGCGAAATTCGCACGTCCGGACCCGGACACCAACGTAATCGGTTATCTAAAAGACAATGCATCCGAACCATGGGTGATACCGGCCACGGTGATGTTTGAGTACCTCCGGTACTACTCCTCACAGTCTGCGGTCCACCAGCACCAACATGCACTTACCCAACGGATACAACGTGTCTTACCGCTGACCGAGAGTGTCGCAATCGAGGCGGTTCTCTTGGAGAATTCGCTTGCCAAGCAAGATTGCAGCCTTGCTCTGGCTGACCTTCTCCACGCCGCAACTGCACGCGAGTGTGGTGCGACGTTTGTCACCTGTGATACAGCCAATTTTGACAAGCCACCACTCCACCAACTGATGGATATCGACATCATCGAGGCCACTGAGAGCAGTCAATGA
- a CDS encoding RNA-guided endonuclease InsQ/TnpB family protein: MEVRRTVPVVLDVDSDDAVLLEDTVDTFLWCAQYVVDHAFEGEYVTTSKTTLDEETYDDVREATDGFNGGLVQAARNKAAEACKSVVARWKNGKKASKPRFTSPHVVYDHRTATFHDDYVSLATTDGRIEADCVLPNEDSDTPHSKYLFSDEYETTGAELHYHGGDWMLYIHCKKDVETDTSEQAATENGTVLGVDLGVNNLAVTSTGTFWTGEEFDHWRREYEKRRGDLQQCGTRWAHETIQSVGRKEEGRFKLMLHRISNELVAEARENGCRVIAFEDLTDIRERTGASWGHKWAFERLYEYVEYKAEEYGIVVEEVAPENTSRRCSHCGFTHPNNRDGEHFRCQKCGYENDADYNAAKNIGLRYLRRNQTGSGGGAPLGVRLNSGTLNVNGGYSPASSEARTGVHAESHRFSGG; encoded by the coding sequence ATGGAAGTACGGCGTACCGTCCCCGTTGTGCTCGACGTGGACAGCGACGACGCCGTACTCCTCGAAGACACCGTAGATACCTTCCTGTGGTGCGCTCAGTACGTCGTAGACCACGCTTTCGAAGGCGAGTACGTCACCACCAGCAAAACCACGCTGGATGAGGAAACCTACGACGATGTACGCGAAGCCACAGACGGCTTCAACGGTGGCCTCGTACAGGCCGCCCGCAACAAGGCCGCCGAAGCCTGCAAAAGCGTCGTCGCCCGCTGGAAGAACGGGAAGAAGGCGTCAAAGCCACGCTTCACTAGCCCGCACGTCGTCTACGACCACCGCACCGCCACGTTCCACGACGACTACGTATCTCTCGCCACCACGGACGGTCGCATCGAAGCTGACTGCGTCCTGCCCAACGAGGACAGTGATACACCACACTCGAAATACCTGTTTTCCGACGAGTACGAAACGACGGGTGCGGAACTGCACTACCACGGCGGCGACTGGATGCTTTACATCCACTGCAAGAAGGACGTAGAGACTGACACGTCGGAACAGGCAGCCACCGAGAACGGAACTGTTCTCGGGGTTGACCTCGGCGTGAACAACCTCGCCGTCACCTCGACGGGGACGTTCTGGACGGGCGAGGAGTTCGACCACTGGCGCCGAGAATACGAGAAACGCCGTGGCGACCTCCAGCAGTGCGGGACACGGTGGGCGCACGAGACCATCCAGTCTGTCGGTCGGAAAGAGGAAGGGCGGTTTAAATTGATGCTGCATCGTATCAGCAATGAACTCGTCGCGGAGGCGCGTGAGAACGGGTGTCGGGTCATCGCGTTCGAGGACTTGACCGACATTCGTGAACGGACTGGCGCGTCGTGGGGACACAAGTGGGCGTTTGAGCGCCTGTACGAATACGTCGAGTACAAAGCCGAAGAATACGGCATTGTGGTCGAGGAGGTTGCCCCTGAGAACACGTCACGGCGTTGCTCGCACTGCGGGTTCACGCACCCGAACAACCGCGACGGTGAGCACTTCAGGTGTCAGAAGTGTGGGTACGAGAATGACGCGGACTACAACGCCGCGAAGAACATCGGGTTACGGTATCTCCGTCGGAACCAAACTGGGTCTGGCGGAGGCGCACCCTTGGGCGTGCGCTTAAACAGCGGGACGCTGAACGTGAACGGAGGCTATTCTCCTGCCTCGTCAGAGGCCAGAACGGGAGTCCACGCTGAATCCCACCGCTTTAGCGGTGGGTAG
- a CDS encoding IS4 family transposase: MRRLTTLFPSEFLEEHAEELGVVERNRKAQMPALVWSFVFGFAAGESRTLAGFRRSYNATADETLSPGGFHQRLTPAFAEYLRDLVEHGIDEVAVPDAVDIDIDRFKDVMIADGTVLRLHRLLSDEFEPRRGEQGGARLHLLHNVTDQTINRFSVTDEKTHDSTEFSTGSWLEDRLVLFDQAYFKYRRFALIDENDGYFVSRLKPNANPEITAELREWRGDAIPLEGEKIQNVVDDLYREYIDVEVEATFQRREYAGTQSYDSKTFRVVGVRDEDADDYHLYITNLPREEFLPADLATIYRCRWEVELLFRELKTQYELDEFDTSKTYIVEILLYAALLSLLVSRDLLDLVTEQADDEIVFPPERWAATFRSHAQVILHELGEFLGYSPPPLLERLIEDAQKIHQQRPILQETLATATQPRCEA; the protein is encoded by the coding sequence ATGCGTCGGCTCACTACACTGTTTCCCTCCGAGTTCCTCGAAGAGCACGCCGAGGAACTCGGCGTAGTCGAACGAAACAGAAAGGCGCAGATGCCCGCCCTCGTGTGGTCATTCGTGTTCGGCTTCGCCGCAGGCGAGAGCCGAACACTTGCTGGCTTCCGGCGTAGCTACAACGCCACTGCCGATGAGACGCTCTCTCCCGGCGGATTCCATCAGCGGTTGACGCCAGCTTTTGCGGAGTACCTCCGCGACCTCGTCGAGCACGGCATCGACGAGGTCGCTGTTCCTGACGCTGTTGACATCGATATCGACCGATTCAAAGACGTGATGATCGCCGATGGAACCGTGCTGCGGTTGCATCGGCTTCTCTCAGATGAGTTCGAACCACGGCGAGGGGAGCAGGGTGGAGCGCGGCTCCACCTGCTCCACAACGTCACCGACCAGACAATTAATCGGTTCAGCGTCACTGACGAGAAAACACACGACAGCACCGAGTTTTCCACAGGATCGTGGCTGGAAGACCGGTTGGTGCTGTTCGATCAGGCATACTTCAAGTACCGCCGCTTTGCGCTGATTGACGAGAACGACGGCTACTTCGTGAGTCGGCTGAAACCGAACGCAAACCCGGAGATAACGGCGGAATTGCGGGAATGGCGTGGCGACGCCATTCCCTTGGAAGGGGAGAAGATCCAGAATGTCGTAGACGATCTCTACCGCGAGTACATTGATGTCGAGGTCGAAGCGACGTTTCAGCGACGCGAGTACGCGGGCACGCAATCATACGATAGCAAGACATTCCGTGTCGTCGGCGTCCGTGACGAGGACGCCGACGACTACCATCTCTACATTACGAATCTCCCGAGAGAGGAGTTTCTGCCGGCAGATCTAGCGACGATCTATCGCTGTCGGTGGGAGGTAGAACTGCTGTTTCGTGAGCTGAAGACGCAATATGAACTGGATGAGTTCGACACAAGCAAGACGTATATCGTGGAAATTCTGCTGTACGCGGCGTTGCTGTCGCTGTTAGTGAGCCGTGATCTGTTGGATCTGGTTACCGAGCAAGCCGACGACGAGATCGTGTTTCCGCCGGAACGCTGGGCGGCGACCTTCCGGTCGCACGCCCAGGTTATCCTCCATGAACTCGGTGAGTTTCTCGGCTACTCACCACCGCCACTGCTGGAGCGACTGATCGAAGATGCCCAGAAGATCCATCAGCAACGACCGATCTTACAAGAGACGCTCGCTACCGCTACGCAACCGAGGTGTGAGGCCTAA
- a CDS encoding SWIM zinc finger family protein encodes MSKRNLPQAAEPTHPLSRLAFTKRVAKRAQYEAFEFTIVPEGVRVRNGSHANPEEHEYLVRVAGGIPATCTCPADARFDGACKHRVAVVIRAPILDAANRQVVADGGVETSAGRANHQQGESVDEDDGCETCLEEFPCWECVRTGVRALPE; translated from the coding sequence ATGTCGAAGAGAAACCTACCACAGGCAGCTGAACCGACCCATCCACTCTCGCGCTTAGCATTCACGAAGCGAGTGGCAAAGCGTGCCCAGTACGAAGCCTTCGAGTTCACAATCGTCCCCGAGGGCGTTCGTGTTCGCAACGGGAGTCATGCGAACCCCGAGGAGCACGAGTATCTCGTGCGTGTTGCAGGCGGAATTCCAGCAACGTGTACCTGTCCTGCGGACGCACGGTTCGATGGGGCGTGTAAACACCGGGTAGCGGTGGTGATCAGAGCGCCAATCCTAGACGCGGCAAACAGGCAGGTGGTCGCGGATGGTGGTGTTGAGACATCAGCGGGTCGGGCGAATCACCAGCAAGGGGAGTCGGTCGACGAAGACGACGGGTGTGAGACGTGTCTTGAGGAGTTTCCGTGCTGGGAGTGTGTTCGGACAGGAGTGCGGGCGTTGCCCGAATGA
- a CDS encoding ATP-binding protein: MDQFVDRDAELDQLAECYASESAEFVVIYGRRRLGKSELVRQSIADRDDAVYYQAVESTAPNQREQFVETATAQFPSLRNVRRDWEVLLETLGEEDAVVVIDEFPFLIEEDQSLPSRIQRVWDMKLQETGMTLVLVGSSISVMEEKVLSGSAPLYGRRTATIDLKPLAVADAQQFFPEYDPETTITAWSIYGGTPYYLQTIDPNQPLGTNVQQSILSERGLLYSEPEFLLRTELRQPNTYFSILRALAHGRRTPNEIAGMAGIESGSLSTYLQKLRRLRLVERHIPVTESPTTSKRGRYRIGAPLFRFWFRFVYGNQDQLRILGDDAYEELVAPELADYVSPLFERLCQQALPALIDRQFQDVGQWWFKEHELDVLGLTDEGLVAGECKFTSKPVSEGILANLERTASNVRWSKEPADGTTLYVLFSRSGYTEDLTDVADGRDDVRLVELSELLTTDSSS, translated from the coding sequence ATGGACCAATTCGTTGATCGGGACGCTGAACTCGATCAACTCGCCGAGTGCTATGCGTCCGAGTCAGCCGAATTCGTCGTCATCTATGGCCGCCGTCGCCTTGGCAAAAGCGAACTCGTCCGCCAGTCCATCGCTGATCGGGACGACGCCGTCTATTACCAAGCAGTCGAGTCCACGGCACCAAACCAACGAGAGCAATTCGTCGAGACCGCTACTGCACAGTTCCCATCGCTTCGCAACGTTCGCCGTGACTGGGAGGTACTCCTCGAAACACTGGGCGAAGAGGACGCCGTCGTCGTCATCGACGAATTCCCGTTTCTCATCGAGGAGGACCAGTCGCTACCGTCTCGGATACAACGCGTTTGGGATATGAAACTACAGGAGACGGGAATGACACTCGTACTCGTCGGGTCCTCGATTAGCGTGATGGAAGAGAAGGTCCTCTCGGGAAGTGCCCCGCTGTACGGTCGCCGGACAGCGACGATTGACCTCAAACCTCTCGCCGTAGCCGACGCACAACAGTTTTTCCCGGAGTACGACCCCGAGACCACAATCACGGCGTGGTCAATCTATGGGGGTACTCCATACTACCTCCAGACTATCGATCCCAACCAACCGTTAGGAACGAACGTCCAACAGTCGATTCTATCAGAGCGCGGCCTCCTCTATTCTGAGCCCGAGTTTTTGCTCCGTACCGAACTCCGACAGCCAAATACGTACTTCAGCATTCTCCGTGCGCTTGCTCACGGGCGTCGCACCCCAAACGAGATTGCCGGCATGGCAGGCATAGAGTCGGGCTCACTCAGTACGTACCTCCAGAAGCTTCGCCGGCTTCGTCTCGTCGAACGCCACATCCCCGTAACGGAATCACCGACAACCTCGAAGCGTGGTCGGTATCGCATTGGAGCACCACTGTTCCGATTCTGGTTCCGATTCGTCTATGGGAACCAAGATCAGCTCCGTATACTCGGTGATGACGCCTACGAAGAACTCGTGGCACCGGAACTGGCTGATTACGTGAGTCCCCTGTTCGAACGCCTCTGTCAGCAAGCGCTCCCAGCGCTCATTGACCGACAGTTCCAGGACGTCGGGCAGTGGTGGTTCAAAGAGCATGAATTGGATGTCCTCGGTCTCACAGACGAGGGACTCGTTGCTGGGGAGTGTAAATTCACCTCGAAACCGGTAAGCGAAGGGATCCTTGCCAACCTCGAACGAACAGCATCGAACGTACGGTGGTCAAAGGAGCCAGCAGACGGGACGACGCTGTATGTCTTATTCAGTCGCTCGGGGTACACTGAGGATCTTACAGACGTTGCTGACGGTCGCGATGACGTTCGTCTCGTTGAGTTGTCCGAGCTACTCACCACCGATAGCAGCTCCTGA
- a CDS encoding HNH endonuclease: protein MTALRNLSPEEVPSGEGESELESIEREKREAAFREGIYEIYECCAVCGSRIEGPDGSHNLEAAHILPKSQGGPDVLQNGVALCKRHHWAFDSGWFHITTDYDIVVHDQSELAGYNEIEAYEGVSLDVPDAQSLRPHPTYLRQRKPSETSQE, encoded by the coding sequence TTGACTGCGCTTCGGAATCTTTCTCCTGAAGAGGTTCCGTCAGGGGAGGGAGAGTCAGAACTTGAGTCGATTGAGCGCGAGAAGCGCGAAGCAGCCTTTAGAGAAGGAATCTACGAAATCTACGAATGCTGTGCTGTCTGTGGCTCCCGAATCGAAGGACCAGATGGATCACACAACCTAGAAGCCGCACATATCCTCCCGAAGAGTCAGGGTGGGCCGGACGTGTTACAAAACGGCGTTGCACTGTGCAAACGCCATCACTGGGCATTTGATAGCGGGTGGTTCCATATCACGACGGATTACGATATCGTCGTCCACGACCAATCGGAACTAGCCGGATACAACGAGATTGAAGCGTATGAGGGTGTGTCCTTGGACGTCCCTGATGCTCAGTCATTACGCCCTCATCCGACCTATCTTCGACAGCGAAAGCCATCCGAGACCTCTCAGGAATAA
- a CDS encoding SWIM zinc finger family protein produces MSKTNLPQAAEPTHPLSRLAFTKRVAKRAQYEAFEFTIVPEGVRVRNGSHANPEEHEYLVTIDEGLPQTCTCPADARFDGACKHRVGVAIRAPILDAANRQVVADGGVETAAGRASQEERQSVDEDDECEECLEEFPCWECVRTGARALPE; encoded by the coding sequence ATGTCGAAGACAAACTTACCGCAGGCAGCTGAACCGACCCATCCACTCTCGCGCTTAGCATTCACGAAGCGAGTGGCAAAACGCGCCCAGTACGAAGCCTTCGAGTTTACAATCGTCCCCGAGGGCGTTCGTGTTCGAAACGGGAGTCATGCGAACCCAGAGGAGCACGAATATCTGGTGACAATTGACGAGGGTTTACCACAGACATGTACCTGTCCTGCAGACGCACGGTTCGATGGTGCGTGTAAGCACCGGGTTGGGGTAGCAATTCGAGCACCCATCCTAGACGCAGCGAACAGGCAGGTGGTCGCAGATGGTGGTGTTGAGACCGCAGCAGGTCGGGCAAGTCAGGAAGAGAGACAGTCGGTTGACGAAGACGACGAATGTGAGGAGTGTCTTGAGGAGTTCCCATGCTGGGAGTGTGTTCGGACGGGCGCACGAGCGTTGCCCGAGTGA
- a CDS encoding ribbon-helix-helix domain-containing protein — MSEGDSNDPDPESDRINLRIARSFLDVVDETWRERGFNSRSEFIRFALRDAVNHPEGAGVWKDIELSEAQFDEGEGISSDEIRARYGSDDE, encoded by the coding sequence ATGTCAGAAGGGGATTCGAACGACCCTGATCCTGAGAGTGACCGGATCAATCTCCGTATTGCGCGGTCGTTTCTCGACGTGGTCGATGAGACGTGGCGCGAACGGGGGTTCAATAGCCGTAGTGAGTTCATCCGGTTCGCGCTGCGCGATGCGGTGAACCATCCGGAAGGTGCGGGTGTCTGGAAGGATATCGAACTCAGCGAAGCGCAGTTTGACGAAGGCGAGGGCATTTCGAGCGACGAGATTCGAGCACGGTATGGGTCCGACGACGAGTGA
- a CDS encoding type II toxin-antitoxin system RelE family toxin: MGPTTSEEGWDWEFSPRAEKQSAQVPSDSQQRIIDKLDEVVSSEWRDPSEFLEPLTNSPFQKLRVGGYRRGCRLHHESTTLRVESVRKREGAYKGDD; this comes from the coding sequence ATGGGTCCGACGACGAGTGAGGAAGGTTGGGACTGGGAGTTCTCGCCACGAGCCGAGAAGCAGTCCGCTCAGGTGCCATCTGACAGCCAACAGCGCATCATCGACAAGCTAGACGAAGTCGTATCCTCTGAGTGGCGTGATCCAAGCGAATTCCTCGAACCACTGACGAACTCCCCGTTCCAGAAGTTACGTGTTGGCGGCTACCGTCGCGGGTGTCGGTTGCACCACGAGTCGACAACGCTCCGTGTCGAGAGTGTTCGAAAACGAGAGGGTGCGTACAAGGGTGACGACTGA
- a CDS encoding NAD(P)/FAD-dependent oxidoreductase — MTEEIRDLVIAGSGVAGLSAAVYAARAELGPLVLEGDEPGGQLTLTTDVENYLGFPDGVGGMELIQRGKEQAEQFGAEFQHGSIESATLDGEPLELSLSTGETIRTRALIVATGASARWIGADGEDELMGYGLSTCATCDGAFHRGDDVLVIGGGDSAMEEALFLAKFADSVTVVHRRDELRASEIMADRARDNEDITFAWNTELLAIDGSQENGVTDATLVSHPDGYPAEKYEAGEDVEVEEIDIGGVFYAIGHEPNTDFLRDTPVDLDDSGYVQTSSAGDAWATTATAADGVFAAGDVMDREYQQAVTAAGMGSMAALDAEEWLESAEAASADSTGPIPTEADD; from the coding sequence ATGACTGAGGAGATACGAGACCTAGTCATCGCAGGTTCAGGCGTTGCTGGTCTCTCAGCAGCCGTTTACGCGGCTCGAGCCGAGCTCGGACCCCTTGTGCTCGAGGGCGACGAGCCCGGCGGCCAGTTGACGCTAACGACCGACGTTGAGAACTACCTCGGGTTCCCAGACGGCGTCGGCGGGATGGAGCTGATCCAGCGCGGGAAGGAGCAGGCCGAGCAGTTCGGCGCCGAGTTCCAGCACGGCAGCATCGAGTCTGCAACACTGGACGGAGAGCCGCTGGAGCTGTCGCTCTCGACCGGTGAGACGATCCGAACCCGTGCCCTGATCGTCGCGACTGGTGCCAGCGCCCGATGGATCGGCGCCGATGGTGAGGACGAACTGATGGGGTACGGTCTCTCGACGTGTGCGACCTGTGACGGCGCGTTCCACCGCGGTGACGACGTGCTCGTCATCGGAGGTGGGGACAGCGCGATGGAAGAGGCCCTCTTCCTCGCGAAGTTCGCCGACTCCGTGACGGTCGTCCACCGCCGCGACGAGCTCCGTGCGTCGGAGATCATGGCCGACCGCGCTCGCGACAACGAGGACATCACGTTCGCCTGGAACACGGAACTCTTGGCGATCGACGGGTCTCAGGAGAACGGCGTGACTGACGCGACACTCGTCTCCCACCCGGACGGCTACCCTGCCGAAAAGTACGAAGCCGGTGAAGATGTCGAAGTCGAGGAGATCGATATCGGTGGCGTGTTCTACGCCATCGGCCATGAACCCAATACTGACTTCCTCCGGGACACGCCCGTTGACCTCGACGACAGCGGGTACGTGCAAACGTCCTCCGCCGGGGATGCGTGGGCGACGACGGCGACGGCCGCCGACGGCGTCTTCGCGGCCGGTGACGTGATGGATCGCGAGTACCAGCAGGCGGTCACCGCCGCCGGCATGGGTAGCATGGCCGCCCTGGACGCGGAGGAGTGGCTCGAATCAGCGGAAGCGGCGTCGGCCGACAGCACTGGACCGATCCCGACGGAGGCTGACGACTGA
- the trxA gene encoding thioredoxin, with product MATDTASDAGTASTNEPLHVDGQSQLNDIVTENEVVLTDFYADWCGPCKMLEPVVETLAAETDATVAKVDVDANQQLAQSYGVRGVPTLVLFADGEQVEEIVGMQGEEQLRSLVGRYTE from the coding sequence ATGGCAACTGATACTGCATCCGACGCTGGCACCGCGTCCACGAATGAACCGCTGCACGTCGACGGCCAGTCTCAGCTCAACGACATTGTCACCGAGAACGAGGTTGTCCTCACGGACTTCTACGCCGACTGGTGTGGGCCCTGCAAGATGCTCGAACCGGTCGTCGAGACGCTTGCCGCCGAGACCGACGCGACGGTGGCGAAGGTCGACGTCGACGCCAACCAGCAGCTCGCTCAGTCCTACGGCGTCCGTGGCGTGCCGACGCTCGTCCTGTTCGCTGACGGCGAGCAGGTGGAGGAAATCGTCGGGATGCAGGGCGAAGAGCAGCTGCGCTCCTTAGTTGGGAGGTATACCGAGTAA